One window of Anaerolineae bacterium genomic DNA carries:
- a CDS encoding ATPase — protein sequence MESLFLIDRLESLVQKGFKLPFTPLVVLNEDEILGIIDRLRLSLPQEIEEARHIVEERNTILAGAQEEAEKILSRARERALEILSEHEIIKRAEARARTIEEKALKRAQELTQSADQYALEVLQDLEAKLLEFLKVVQNGIKELRSK from the coding sequence AAAGGGGTTCAAGTTGCCCTTTACCCCTCTTGTAGTCCTGAATGAGGATGAAATCTTAGGCATTATTGACAGGCTTCGTCTTTCCCTTCCCCAGGAAATAGAGGAAGCCAGGCACATAGTGGAAGAAAGGAACACGATCCTTGCTGGCGCTCAGGAAGAAGCTGAGAAAATCCTAAGCAGGGCCCGGGAAAGAGCCTTGGAGATCCTGAGCGAGCATGAGATTATAAAGAGGGCTGAAGCCAGAGCCAGGACCATTGAAGAAAAGGCTCTTAAAAGGGCTCAGGAACTCACCCAGAGTGCGGATCAATATGCTCTGGAAGTGCTTCAGGATCTGGAAGCAAAGCTTTTAGAGTTCCTGAAAGTAGTCCAGAACGGGATAAAAGAGCTCCGGAGCAAATGA